The following are encoded together in the Mammaliicoccus vitulinus genome:
- the deoD gene encoding purine-nucleoside phosphorylase — MTQGTPHIQPNGVKIAKTVLMPGDPLRAKFIAENFLENVEQFNDVRNMLGYTGTYKGKEVSVMGSGMGIASIGIYSYELYNFFDVDTIIRIGSCGAMQENINLYDIIIAQGASTNSRYVDQFNVPGYFAPIADFGLVSSAKNKADEIGATTHVGNIFSSDIFYNADTEVTSKWAKLGILGVEMESAGLYVNAAAAGKKALGIFTVSDHLLRDEATTAEERQNSFTQMMEIALEIAE; from the coding sequence ATGACTCAAGGGACACCACATATTCAACCAAATGGTGTAAAAATTGCTAAGACAGTACTAATGCCAGGGGATCCATTACGTGCTAAATTTATCGCAGAAAATTTCTTAGAAAATGTTGAACAATTTAACGATGTAAGAAATATGTTAGGTTATACAGGAACATATAAAGGCAAAGAAGTATCCGTAATGGGTTCAGGAATGGGTATTGCTTCAATTGGTATTTATTCATACGAGCTTTATAATTTCTTTGATGTAGATACAATTATCCGAATTGGTTCATGTGGTGCCATGCAAGAAAATATCAACTTATATGATATTATCATTGCACAAGGAGCTTCTACTAACTCACGTTATGTTGATCAATTTAATGTACCAGGTTATTTCGCGCCTATCGCAGACTTCGGATTAGTTTCAAGTGCTAAAAACAAAGCAGACGAAATCGGTGCAACAACACACGTTGGTAATATATTCTCAAGTGATATATTCTATAACGCGGATACAGAAGTAACGAGCAAATGGGCTAAATTAGGTATTTTAGGTGTTGAAATGGAATCAGCTGGATTATACGTTAACGCTGCAGCAGCTGGTAAAAAAGCTTTAGGAATCTTCACAGTAAGTGACCACTTACTTAGAGATGAAGCTACAACAGCAGAAGAAAGACAAAATTCATTCACTCAAATGATGGAAATTGCTCTAGAAATAGCTGAATAA